The following coding sequences are from one Pelagovum sp. HNIBRBA483 window:
- a CDS encoding GNAT family N-acetyltransferase, whose protein sequence is MTHDVEIIHETQLNAKDDRAIAALLKAAFTTNFYNRSYFQQRHHLRLLIREGDRVAAHIGLCLLDVRLGDAVLTVMGVGDVASAPDLRGQGLASRLLKRAIDEARAGPAQFMVLFGDRAMYAGHGFVAQPNMLRFVALEDGHTGEIKTEPDETLMVLPLRDNEWDAKAPLDLMGHKF, encoded by the coding sequence ATGACACATGACGTTGAGATCATTCACGAAACCCAGTTGAATGCCAAAGATGACCGCGCCATCGCTGCGCTGTTGAAGGCCGCCTTCACCACCAATTTCTACAATCGCAGCTACTTCCAGCAACGCCACCATCTCCGCCTTCTCATTCGGGAGGGCGACAGGGTTGCCGCCCATATCGGCCTCTGCCTGCTTGATGTGCGACTGGGGGATGCGGTTCTGACGGTCATGGGCGTTGGCGATGTCGCCTCTGCGCCTGACTTACGCGGGCAGGGTCTTGCCTCGCGCCTGCTGAAAAGGGCCATAGACGAAGCCCGCGCTGGACCTGCGCAATTCATGGTGCTGTTCGGCGATCGCGCCATGTATGCGGGCCACGGGTTCGTGGCGCAGCCGAATATGCTCAGGTTCGTCGCGCTCGAGGATGGGCACACCGGCGAGATCAAGACCGAACCGGATGAAACGTTGATGGTCCTGCCCCTGCGCGATAACG